A single region of the Jatrophihabitans sp. GAS493 genome encodes:
- a CDS encoding glycosyltransferase family 4 protein — MSNPHSASARVVNFVMMNPNKRGPVELQLAEMARLWSAGGGEFVCYFIAAPPPWYAALLAEAGAEVGVLEGVVDQGSWNRAVAAAAAVEKPALAHFHFGRHDTAAQLVQSGAVVIRTEHSERKRERGEPLRRLARHRRQRHLHSFIAVSDYLAAQTRRDYLVSAARVKRIHNGADLEHFRPRPEAERRELRQRLLGISDDRVVITQAAFLDARKRQDLLIRAMPELLATGRPAHLVLAGGGTQEAALRSLISELGVQDRVSLLSGDNDIAALYAASDVGALLTDREGLGGSAIEAMACGLPLVASDRGGLREVPEVGVSGVLVDHDVPAQTIGALGWLIDDAELRHRMGSAALIRARAHFDQRRAAAQTVQRYHEVLTDGHSHSVHRD; from the coding sequence GTGAGCAACCCGCACTCCGCCTCGGCCCGAGTGGTCAACTTCGTGATGATGAACCCCAACAAGCGCGGCCCGGTCGAGCTGCAGCTGGCCGAGATGGCCCGGCTCTGGAGCGCGGGCGGCGGGGAGTTCGTCTGCTACTTCATCGCCGCCCCGCCGCCCTGGTACGCAGCCCTGCTCGCCGAGGCCGGGGCCGAGGTCGGCGTCCTGGAGGGGGTCGTGGACCAGGGCAGCTGGAACCGCGCGGTGGCCGCCGCGGCCGCGGTCGAGAAGCCCGCATTGGCCCACTTCCACTTCGGCCGGCATGACACTGCCGCGCAGTTGGTGCAGTCAGGGGCGGTGGTGATCCGCACCGAACACTCGGAGCGCAAGCGCGAGCGGGGCGAACCCCTGCGCCGGCTGGCGCGCCACCGTCGCCAGCGCCACCTGCACTCCTTCATTGCCGTCTCCGACTACCTGGCCGCCCAGACCCGCCGCGACTATCTGGTCTCGGCCGCACGGGTCAAGCGCATCCACAACGGAGCCGACCTGGAGCACTTCAGGCCCCGCCCGGAGGCCGAGCGGCGTGAGCTGCGGCAGCGACTGCTGGGCATCAGCGACGACCGGGTGGTAATCACCCAGGCCGCCTTCCTCGACGCGCGCAAGCGCCAGGACCTGCTCATTCGAGCCATGCCGGAACTGCTGGCGACGGGCCGACCGGCCCACCTGGTACTGGCCGGCGGCGGAACTCAGGAGGCGGCGCTGCGCAGCCTGATCAGCGAGCTCGGGGTGCAGGATCGGGTGAGCCTGCTCAGCGGCGACAACGACATCGCTGCACTCTATGCCGCCTCCGACGTCGGGGCGCTGCTCACCGATCGGGAGGGGCTGGGGGGCAGCGCCATCGAGGCGATGGCCTGCGGGCTGCCGCTGGTCGCCTCCGATCGGGGTGGGTTGCGCGAGGTGCCCGAGGTCGGGGTGAGCGGAGTGCTGGTGGATCACGACGTACCGGCGCAGACCATCGGCGCGCTGGGCTGGTTGATCGACGATGCCGAGCTACGGCACCGGATGGGGTCGGCCGCGCTGATCCGGGCCCGAGCCCATTTCGACCAGCGACGGGCCGCCGCGCAGACCGTGCAGCGCTATCACGAGGTTCTCACCGACGGCCACTCGCACAGCGTCCACCGCGACTAG
- the galE gene encoding UDP-glucose 4-epimerase GalE: MTWLVTGGAGYIGSHVLIAFAQADTPTVVLDDLSSGFRHYVPDDVPFVEGSITDADAVAHVLDEYGVTGVVHLAGVKYAGQSVGQPLHFYRQNVTGMQVLLEAVLARQIRSFVLSSSASYYGTPDLEIVDEQEPPRPQSPYGESKVISEWLLRDCAVVDPQLRHTSLRYFNVVGSGPEFRADHSPYNLFPMVFRALAAGETPRINGGDYATPDGTCVRDYIHVVDLAQAHVTAARNLESGGVCAPAYNVGRGEGSSVREVMDTIARVTGIDFTPTVQPRRPGDPARIVGSVAAIRRDLDWQASHDLDDMVSSAWAAWQHYLAEAEAEAEAEAG; encoded by the coding sequence ATGACTTGGCTCGTGACCGGCGGCGCCGGCTACATCGGATCGCACGTGCTCATCGCCTTCGCCCAGGCCGATACCCCGACGGTCGTGCTCGACGACCTCTCCTCAGGTTTTCGCCACTACGTCCCCGACGACGTCCCCTTCGTCGAAGGGTCGATCACCGACGCCGACGCGGTGGCCCACGTGCTCGACGAGTACGGCGTCACCGGTGTCGTGCACCTGGCCGGGGTCAAGTACGCCGGCCAGTCCGTGGGGCAGCCGCTGCACTTCTACCGGCAGAACGTCACCGGCATGCAGGTGCTGCTGGAGGCGGTGCTGGCCCGGCAGATCCGCAGCTTCGTCCTCTCCTCCAGCGCCTCCTATTACGGCACGCCGGATCTGGAGATCGTCGACGAGCAGGAGCCGCCGCGGCCGCAGAGTCCCTACGGTGAGTCGAAGGTGATCAGCGAGTGGCTGCTGCGCGACTGCGCCGTCGTCGACCCGCAACTGCGCCACACCTCGCTGCGCTACTTCAACGTCGTCGGTTCGGGGCCGGAGTTCCGGGCCGACCACAGCCCGTACAACCTCTTTCCGATGGTCTTCCGGGCCCTGGCCGCCGGCGAAACCCCACGGATCAACGGCGGCGACTACGCCACCCCGGACGGCACCTGCGTGCGGGACTACATCCACGTGGTCGACCTGGCCCAGGCGCACGTCACCGCGGCCCGCAATCTCGAGAGCGGGGGCGTCTGTGCCCCGGCCTATAACGTGGGACGGGGGGAGGGCTCCTCGGTGCGCGAGGTGATGGACACCATCGCCCGGGTCACCGGCATCGACTTCACCCCGACCGTGCAGCCGCGCCGACCCGGCGATCCGGCCCGCATCGTCGGCTCGGTGGCCGCCATCAGGCGTGACCTCGACTGGCAGGCCAGTCACGACCTGGACGACATGGTCTCCAGCGCCTGGGCCGCCTGGCAGCACTACCTTGCCGAAGCCGAAGCCGAAGCCGAAGCCGAAGCCGGCTAG
- a CDS encoding glycosyltransferase family 2 protein: MTSVIVPAHDEAKVILRLLDGALADAAPDEFDVVVVCNGCTDDTAALARSRPGVRVVEIDAASKVAALNVGDRHARDFPRIYLDADIELSTQSLRLVRDALAEAPAAAPMPVVDTRGGSPLVRGYFAIWSRLGYTTSHVLGSGVYGLSESGRERFGEFPDLISDDGFVYCQFAPSERHNPPGASFTIRAPRTVATLVKRRVRIIAGNIELERKTGLQPQHDGPGWLSVVWHNPRLAFAAPFFVGVNTYASLAARRRARAGTAGPWSRDLSTRGSS; the protein is encoded by the coding sequence GTGACCAGCGTGATAGTGCCTGCTCACGACGAAGCGAAGGTGATCCTGCGGCTGCTGGATGGCGCACTGGCCGACGCCGCACCCGACGAGTTCGACGTGGTCGTGGTCTGCAACGGCTGCACCGACGACACCGCGGCCCTGGCTCGCAGCCGACCGGGCGTTCGGGTTGTCGAGATCGACGCCGCCTCCAAGGTCGCCGCCCTGAATGTCGGCGATCGTCACGCGCGGGACTTTCCGCGGATCTATCTCGACGCGGACATCGAACTCAGCACGCAGTCGCTGCGCCTGGTTCGGGACGCCCTGGCCGAAGCCCCCGCGGCCGCCCCGATGCCGGTCGTCGATACCCGCGGCGGCAGCCCGCTGGTTCGCGGGTACTTCGCCATCTGGTCGCGACTGGGCTACACCACCAGTCACGTCCTTGGATCCGGCGTCTATGGCCTCTCCGAGAGCGGGCGCGAGCGTTTCGGGGAGTTCCCCGACCTCATCTCCGACGATGGTTTCGTCTACTGCCAGTTCGCCCCGTCCGAGCGTCACAACCCCCCGGGTGCGAGTTTCACCATCAGAGCACCGCGCACCGTCGCGACGCTGGTTAAGCGGCGCGTCCGCATCATCGCCGGCAACATCGAACTGGAACGCAAAACCGGTCTGCAGCCGCAGCACGACGGCCCCGGCTGGCTATCGGTGGTGTGGCACAACCCGCGCCTGGCATTCGCCGCCCCCTTCTTCGTCGGCGTGAACACCTACGCCTCCCTCGCCGCCCGGCGACGGGCCAGAGCAGGCACCGCCGGCCCATGGAGCCGGGACTTGAGCACGCGGGGGTCAAGCTGA
- a CDS encoding patatin-like phospholipase family protein, which yields MAGLSAAGLDVTEADLIIGTSAGSTRGGADQRPPPRTSCSPPSSTRHPSRRRRRLDATAGRRRWDQWSTSCSGCARSSTPPRTWPTCAADWGRRRVTAMRRRTVPGSCSGGATVAARLPARDWPDRRMFITAIDADTGEPVVFDRHSGVELVDAIAASCTTASDSRPTASGDRRYLDGGYRSNAENADLALGYGRVLVLSPFGGRSLHPPAWGTHLATQIEELRAHGSRVETIFPDPDAGAHVRCECDGSVAAPGRRPSRLRAGKSPGRTTRPVLALEVLIAADWLRLGGRRAENVEPRAGCTGANLARPMAGMSM from the coding sequence ATCGCCGGCCTCAGCGCGGCTGGGCTCGATGTGACCGAAGCCGATCTGATCATCGGGACCTCGGCCGGATCGACCCGCGGCGGCGCAGATCAGCGGCCGCCTCCCCGAACGAGTTGCTCGCCGCCATCCTCGACGCGGCATCCCAGCCGTCGACGACGGCGCCTGGACGCGACCGCAGGCCGCCGGCGATGGGACCAGTGGTCAACCAGCTGCAGCGGTTGCGCGAGATCATCGACTCCGCCGCGGACGTGGCCGACCTGCGCCGCAGACTGGGGGCGGCGGCGAGTGACCGCGATGCGACGGCGGACGGTCCCCGGCAGCTGCAGTGGCGGGGCCACCGTGGCGGCCCGGCTGCCCGCCAGGGACTGGCCGGACCGCAGGATGTTCATCACTGCGATCGACGCCGACACCGGCGAGCCGGTCGTCTTCGATCGCCACAGTGGAGTCGAGCTGGTGGATGCCATCGCGGCCAGCTGCACAACGGCTTCGGACTCCCGCCCTACCGCATCGGGCGACCGCCGATACCTCGACGGCGGCTACCGATCCAACGCCGAGAACGCCGATCTGGCACTCGGATACGGACGGGTACTCGTGCTCTCACCGTTCGGCGGAAGGTCACTGCATCCGCCGGCCTGGGGCACGCATCTGGCCACCCAGATCGAGGAGCTTCGCGCCCACGGCAGCCGGGTGGAGACCATCTTCCCCGACCCCGACGCCGGAGCACATGTTCGGTGCGAATGCGATGGATCTGTCGCTGCGCCCGGCCGCCGCCCGAGCCGGCTTCGAGCAGGGAAGAGCCCGGGCCGAACTACTCGCCCCGTTCTGGCGCTTGAGGTGCTGATAGCCGCCGACTGGCTGCGGCTGGGTGGGCGCCGGGCCGAGAACGTCGAACCGCGGGCGGGCTGCACCGGTGCGAATTTGGCCAGGCCAATGGCCGGCATGTCGATGTAG
- the mfd gene encoding transcription-repair coupling factor, with protein MSLSGLRELAVAEPSLTTLIESVDQPTLTLTGPPSIQAFAIAGFAARTSRTVLAVTSTAREAEDLVTALGSLLDPDTVALYPGWETLPHERLSPRADTVGQRLAVLRRLAHPSTDDPASGPLSVVVAPVRSVLQPQVPGLGHLTPVSLRAGDTDRDLATIVADLVNAGYSRADLVENRGQFAVRGGILDVFPPTEQHPLRVEFWGDDIEEVRYFKVADQRSLEIAEHGVWAPPCREMLLTDSVRERAAALLAEHPELGELLEPISLGTAVEGMEALAPALVDELTLVLHELPVGTHVIVCDPERVRSRSADLVSTSQEFLAASWAAAAGGGRAPVDLGAASLRSFDEVRDEAIGMGLPWWGITPFGSDSAQTITSTFEPAPTYRGDLEAAVVDLRNWTRDGWQVALVLDGHGTAKRTVERLSDAEVPARLEAVPVPEAGMALVTTGSLLGGLYSPSMKIVVLTETDLTGQRGSLTKDSSRMPTRRRNAIDPIHLAAGDFVVHEQHGVGRYVEMVRRTINGGEREYLIIEYAASKKGQPADRLFVPTDSLDQVTKYVGGEAPSVNRLGGADWAKTKGRARKAVKEIAAELIRLYSARMATKGYAFGPDTPWQRELEDAFAYVETPDQLAAIDEVKADMQKSLPMDRVICGDVGYGKTEVAVRAAFKAVQDGKQVAVLVPTTLLAHQHHTTFSERMSQFPVQLRELSRFTASSDADKVLAGLHDGSVDIVIGTHRILQQTVRFKDLGLVIVDEEQRFGVEHKEYLTSLRTSVDVLTMSATPIPRTLEMSLTGIREMTTILTPPEERHPILTFVGAHDSRQIAAAVRRELLRDGQVFYIHNRVESINRAAAKLAELVPEARIAVAHGQMGEDALEQIMLGFWENRFDVLVSTTIVESGLDIPNANTLIVERADMFGLSQLHQLRGRVGRSRERGYAYFLYPPEKPLTELALDRLATIAQHTELGAGMAVAMKDLEIRGAGNLLGGEQSGHIAGVGFDLYVRLVGEAVAEFRGETEQEFVDVKVDLPVDANLPYDYLPGERLRLEAYRALASASSDEAVEAVRLELIDRFGPIPEPVSNLLAVARFKVLARSYGLTEVSMQGNTIRFGPLELAESAQIRLKRLFDKSLYKQAVATVSVPRPKGIVGKDGKFTEAKFGGEPLRDVPLLTWCAKVLADVVGRE; from the coding sequence ATGAGCCTGTCTGGATTGCGAGAACTCGCAGTCGCCGAACCCTCCCTGACCACCCTGATCGAGAGTGTCGATCAGCCCACTCTCACCCTCACCGGCCCACCGTCGATCCAGGCCTTCGCCATCGCGGGCTTCGCCGCCCGCACCTCCCGGACGGTCCTCGCGGTGACCAGCACCGCCCGCGAGGCCGAGGATCTGGTCACCGCGCTCGGCAGCCTGCTCGATCCGGACACGGTCGCGCTCTACCCCGGCTGGGAGACGCTGCCGCACGAGCGGCTCTCGCCGCGGGCCGATACGGTCGGGCAGCGGCTGGCCGTGCTGCGCCGCCTGGCCCACCCCTCGACCGATGACCCGGCCTCCGGGCCACTCTCGGTGGTGGTGGCCCCGGTGCGGTCGGTGTTGCAGCCGCAGGTGCCCGGACTCGGCCACCTGACGCCGGTCTCGCTCCGCGCCGGCGACACCGATCGCGACCTGGCCACCATCGTCGCCGACCTGGTGAACGCCGGGTATTCACGGGCCGATCTGGTCGAGAACCGCGGCCAGTTCGCCGTCCGCGGCGGCATCCTCGACGTCTTCCCACCCACCGAGCAGCACCCGCTGCGGGTCGAGTTCTGGGGCGACGACATCGAGGAGGTGCGCTACTTCAAGGTGGCCGACCAGCGGTCGCTGGAGATCGCCGAGCACGGCGTCTGGGCTCCGCCGTGTCGGGAGATGCTGCTCACCGACTCGGTGCGGGAACGGGCCGCGGCGCTGCTGGCCGAGCACCCCGAGCTAGGCGAACTGCTCGAGCCGATCAGCCTGGGCACTGCGGTGGAGGGGATGGAGGCACTCGCGCCGGCGCTGGTCGATGAACTCACCCTGGTGCTGCACGAGCTGCCGGTCGGAACGCACGTCATCGTCTGTGACCCGGAGCGCGTGCGGTCCCGCTCGGCCGACCTGGTGAGCACCTCCCAGGAGTTCCTGGCCGCCTCCTGGGCCGCCGCGGCCGGTGGTGGCAGAGCGCCGGTGGATCTGGGGGCGGCCTCGCTGCGCTCCTTCGACGAGGTGCGTGACGAGGCGATCGGGATGGGGCTGCCGTGGTGGGGGATCACCCCCTTCGGCAGCGACTCGGCCCAGACGATCACCTCGACCTTCGAGCCGGCTCCGACCTACCGGGGCGATCTGGAGGCGGCGGTCGTCGACCTGCGCAACTGGACCCGCGACGGCTGGCAGGTGGCGCTCGTGCTCGACGGCCACGGCACCGCGAAGCGGACCGTCGAACGGCTCAGCGACGCCGAGGTGCCGGCCCGTCTGGAGGCGGTGCCGGTGCCCGAGGCCGGGATGGCGCTGGTGACCACGGGTTCGCTGCTCGGCGGTCTCTACTCGCCGTCGATGAAGATCGTGGTCCTCACCGAGACCGACCTCACCGGCCAGCGTGGTTCGCTGACCAAGGACTCCAGCCGGATGCCGACCCGGCGGCGCAACGCGATCGACCCGATCCACCTGGCCGCCGGTGATTTCGTGGTGCACGAGCAGCACGGTGTCGGGCGGTACGTGGAGATGGTGCGGCGCACCATCAACGGTGGCGAGCGTGAGTACCTGATCATCGAGTACGCGGCTTCGAAGAAGGGGCAGCCGGCCGACCGGCTCTTCGTCCCGACCGACTCCCTCGATCAGGTCACCAAGTACGTCGGTGGCGAGGCCCCGTCGGTGAACCGCCTCGGTGGAGCGGACTGGGCCAAGACGAAGGGCCGGGCTCGCAAGGCGGTCAAGGAGATCGCGGCCGAGTTGATCCGGCTCTACTCCGCTCGAATGGCAACGAAGGGTTATGCCTTCGGCCCGGATACCCCGTGGCAGCGAGAGCTCGAGGATGCCTTCGCCTACGTCGAGACCCCCGATCAGCTGGCCGCCATCGACGAGGTTAAGGCCGACATGCAGAAGTCGCTGCCGATGGATCGGGTGATCTGTGGCGACGTCGGCTACGGCAAGACGGAGGTCGCCGTACGGGCCGCCTTCAAGGCGGTCCAGGACGGCAAGCAGGTGGCGGTGCTGGTGCCGACCACGCTGCTGGCCCACCAGCACCACACCACGTTCTCCGAGCGGATGTCGCAGTTTCCGGTGCAGCTGCGGGAGTTGTCCCGCTTCACGGCGTCGTCGGATGCCGACAAGGTGCTGGCCGGATTGCACGACGGCAGCGTCGACATCGTCATCGGTACGCACCGCATCCTGCAGCAGACCGTCCGCTTCAAGGACCTCGGTCTGGTCATCGTCGATGAGGAGCAGCGCTTCGGCGTCGAGCACAAGGAGTACCTGACGTCGCTGCGGACCTCGGTGGATGTGCTGACGATGTCGGCCACTCCGATCCCGCGCACCCTGGAGATGTCGCTCACCGGAATCCGGGAGATGACGACGATCCTCACCCCGCCGGAGGAGCGGCACCCGATCCTCACCTTCGTCGGGGCGCATGACAGCCGGCAGATCGCGGCCGCGGTGCGCCGCGAGCTGCTCCGCGACGGGCAGGTCTTCTACATCCACAACCGGGTGGAGTCGATCAACCGGGCGGCGGCGAAGCTGGCCGAGCTGGTGCCCGAGGCGCGGATCGCGGTGGCTCACGGGCAGATGGGGGAGGACGCGCTCGAGCAGATCATGCTGGGTTTCTGGGAGAATCGCTTCGACGTTCTCGTCTCCACCACCATCGTCGAGTCGGGGCTGGACATCCCCAACGCGAACACGCTGATCGTGGAACGGGCCGACATGTTCGGCCTCTCGCAACTGCACCAGCTGCGCGGCCGGGTCGGGCGTTCCCGGGAACGTGGCTACGCCTACTTCCTCTACCCGCCGGAGAAGCCGCTCACCGAGCTGGCACTCGATCGCCTGGCCACGATTGCCCAGCACACCGAGCTCGGGGCCGGCATGGCCGTGGCTATGAAGGATCTGGAGATCCGGGGCGCCGGAAACCTGCTCGGCGGTGAGCAGTCCGGGCACATCGCCGGAGTGGGCTTCGACCTCTACGTTCGCCTGGTCGGCGAGGCGGTGGCCGAGTTCCGCGGCGAGACCGAGCAGGAGTTCGTCGACGTCAAGGTGGATCTGCCGGTGGACGCCAACCTGCCCTACGACTACCTGCCCGGCGAGCGGCTACGGCTGGAGGCCTACCGGGCGCTGGCCTCGGCCTCATCCGACGAGGCGGTGGAGGCCGTCCGGCTGGAACTCATCGACCGCTTCGGGCCGATCCCGGAACCGGTCTCCAACCTGCTGGCGGTGGCCCGCTTCAAGGTGCTGGCTCGCAGCTATGGCCTCACCGAGGTCTCGATGCAGGGGAACACGATTCGCTTCGGCCCGCTCGAACTGGCCGAGTCGGCCCAGATCCGGCTCAAGCGCCTCTTCGACAAGTCGCTCTACAAGCAGGCGGTGGCCACGGTCAGCGTGCCGCGGCCGAAGGGGATAGTCGGGAAGGACGGCAAGTTCACCGAAGCGAAGTTCGGTGGCGAGCCGCTGCGCGATGTGCCGCTGCTGACCTGGTGCGCGAAGGTCTTAGCCGACGTAGTCGGTCGTGAGTAG